In Archangium violaceum, the following are encoded in one genomic region:
- a CDS encoding FG-GAP-like repeat-containing protein: MNRVFRASLAFALLGTGCNLEEGPTELPPSVNPCSGLPPLTLTASPDRVHVNEPVTLTAAGGSGYYSFRVESGGSSGEMRGSRFVAGSTPATDTLVVEDIRCPGDARAQVNVVTGFDVAPARATVKPGTTFQVQVSGQLGTPVFTLERNATGSSTLSSTGTYKAGTAQGVDLVRVRDGRTGEEAVLQFEVRADAQLRGDPALMAVPAGSSAPLGTVGGSDRVVWTKVSGPGKIAHGAFSAEADAKGLAVLEAADPFTGQKARVSVRILDELKRDTQAHGRLSDVASVVTADFDGDGISDVAVGQAESDLARPQGGAVFIYKGSRDGVLPDKPTWTLTGETDTARFGETVVAGDLDNDGRAELAVSSPGADFTAGDAGAVYLYRFGANGPEPLRAPLAGLGRSGSFGAGLALADVDVDGDVDLVVGSPTGDLSGSVTLRRGVVDIYLLTPGEAVPELPSLRLGGLDLSKTGTTESRGNTELGRVLKVADLNGDGLPDVAALSRASRYNADGTSAMVQAVSVYFARASGTRFRESPDVYVMPTVANDTNGEGTWKLDVVPGEGTRPTLLMALADRVDSPDLRTSGGQVNMNDAGGALLFDVSAYKPMGEPAATPAQVKRDEAWARLYGDAAGINAGRSWAVLDVDGTPGPELLLGAPYASPGSGSTTLRLGGKVLVYPLSTLSRGAALNKSSSFLPGLAKSDVFGVGLATWPLPEGRSGLVAFAGRASAPGLGFTGRVDAFLKTGDSLAQWSRSVSMVPARPSVERFGEVVAVARGTTAAVALVGSPGFSGSGGANADGAELSIGRAWSFGQDGKFALAGEGSISSLAPGRNVGTDVAFTDFNGDGRQDAVIGAPGFIMPGTSTRATDITPVYQLERPECLPTASVQYGGVLVSLGQADGTFKPAYRLWAPGTIEGCTAVGNTGNCTRRSMGRGVLGGFDFNGDGKQDIAMLRTNGIDILPGRAPDDVSPGKLTMGCDPLYTAPTLILPGNPGQPPSLVQQTSAPAVLGDLNADGCDEVAWRYTDNAQRGGVVVAFGYDPAGVKCGTRKVPSTVRLAADSEVGMNFIGLGVATTRAGRVLGKTGADYLAVSAANVTYDGVTQPAVLLFDIAQLVSRRPASGETVVGAMDSALIPKVLVHRSRAVGFGTALAGGVDLTGDGAPELVVSAPGASVASDGGGAVFVYAGGPTTTGPVSPLLTLTGDVTERSNFGSDLALVAGSGSIPPTLVVGAPLSYRTGTQNGTAYLVPLGF; encoded by the coding sequence ATGAATCGAGTCTTCCGCGCGTCGCTGGCCTTCGCGCTCCTGGGCACGGGCTGCAACCTGGAGGAGGGGCCGACCGAGCTGCCTCCCTCGGTGAATCCCTGCTCGGGGCTGCCGCCCCTCACCCTCACCGCGAGCCCCGACCGGGTGCACGTGAATGAGCCCGTCACCCTGACGGCCGCGGGAGGCAGCGGCTACTACAGCTTCCGCGTGGAGTCCGGGGGCTCGTCGGGAGAGATGCGCGGGTCGCGCTTCGTCGCCGGCTCCACGCCCGCGACGGACACGCTGGTGGTGGAGGACATCCGCTGCCCGGGTGACGCGCGGGCGCAGGTGAACGTGGTGACGGGCTTCGACGTGGCGCCCGCGCGGGCCACGGTGAAGCCGGGCACGACCTTCCAGGTGCAGGTGTCGGGGCAGCTGGGCACGCCCGTCTTCACGCTGGAGCGCAACGCGACGGGCAGCAGCACGCTGTCGTCCACGGGCACGTACAAGGCGGGCACGGCGCAGGGCGTGGACCTGGTGCGCGTGCGGGATGGCCGCACGGGCGAGGAGGCCGTCCTCCAGTTCGAGGTGCGCGCGGACGCGCAGCTGCGCGGAGACCCGGCGCTGATGGCGGTGCCGGCGGGCTCGTCGGCGCCGCTGGGGACGGTGGGCGGCAGTGACCGGGTGGTCTGGACCAAGGTGTCCGGCCCGGGGAAGATCGCCCATGGCGCCTTCTCGGCCGAGGCCGATGCGAAGGGCCTGGCGGTGCTGGAGGCGGCGGATCCCTTCACCGGCCAGAAGGCGCGCGTCTCCGTGCGCATCCTGGACGAGCTCAAGCGCGACACCCAGGCGCACGGACGGCTCTCGGACGTGGCCTCGGTGGTGACGGCGGACTTCGACGGGGATGGGATTTCGGACGTGGCGGTGGGGCAGGCGGAGAGCGACCTGGCCAGGCCCCAGGGCGGCGCGGTGTTCATCTACAAGGGCAGCCGGGATGGCGTGCTGCCCGACAAGCCCACGTGGACCCTGACGGGTGAGACGGACACGGCCCGCTTCGGCGAGACGGTGGTGGCCGGGGACCTGGACAACGACGGCAGGGCGGAGTTGGCGGTGTCGTCGCCGGGCGCGGACTTCACCGCGGGCGACGCGGGCGCGGTGTACCTGTACCGCTTCGGCGCCAATGGGCCGGAGCCCCTGCGCGCGCCGCTCGCCGGCTTGGGGCGCAGTGGCTCCTTCGGCGCGGGTCTGGCGCTCGCGGACGTGGACGTGGACGGGGACGTGGACCTGGTGGTGGGCTCGCCCACGGGCGACCTGTCCGGCTCGGTGACGCTGCGCCGGGGCGTGGTGGACATCTACCTGCTCACCCCGGGCGAGGCGGTGCCGGAGCTGCCGAGCCTCCGCCTGGGCGGACTGGACCTGAGCAAGACGGGCACCACCGAGTCGCGTGGCAACACGGAGCTGGGCCGCGTGCTGAAGGTGGCGGACCTCAACGGCGACGGGCTGCCGGACGTGGCGGCGCTGAGCAGGGCGTCGCGCTACAACGCGGATGGCACCTCCGCGATGGTGCAGGCCGTGTCCGTGTACTTCGCGCGGGCCTCGGGCACGCGCTTCCGCGAGTCGCCGGACGTGTACGTGATGCCCACCGTCGCGAATGATACCAATGGCGAGGGCACCTGGAAGCTGGACGTCGTGCCGGGCGAGGGGACGCGGCCCACGCTGCTGATGGCGCTGGCGGATCGCGTGGACTCGCCGGACCTGAGGACCAGCGGTGGCCAGGTCAACATGAACGACGCGGGCGGAGCGCTGCTCTTCGACGTGAGCGCGTACAAGCCCATGGGCGAGCCCGCGGCCACGCCCGCGCAGGTGAAGCGCGACGAGGCCTGGGCCCGGCTGTACGGCGACGCGGCCGGCATCAACGCGGGGCGGAGCTGGGCGGTGCTGGACGTGGACGGGACTCCCGGTCCGGAGCTGCTGCTGGGCGCGCCCTACGCGAGCCCGGGCTCGGGGAGCACCACGCTGCGCCTGGGCGGCAAGGTGCTCGTCTATCCGCTGTCCACGCTGAGCCGCGGTGCCGCGCTCAACAAGTCGAGCTCCTTCCTGCCGGGACTGGCGAAGTCGGACGTCTTCGGCGTGGGGCTGGCGACGTGGCCGCTGCCGGAGGGGCGGTCCGGGCTGGTGGCCTTCGCGGGCCGCGCCTCCGCGCCCGGGCTGGGCTTCACCGGGCGGGTGGATGCCTTCCTCAAGACGGGCGACTCGCTCGCGCAGTGGTCGCGCTCGGTCTCCATGGTGCCGGCGCGGCCGAGCGTGGAGCGCTTCGGTGAAGTGGTGGCGGTGGCCCGGGGCACGACGGCCGCGGTGGCGCTGGTGGGCTCGCCGGGCTTCTCCGGCTCGGGTGGGGCCAACGCGGATGGCGCCGAGCTGTCCATCGGCCGCGCCTGGTCCTTCGGCCAGGACGGGAAGTTCGCGCTGGCGGGCGAGGGGAGCATCTCGTCGCTGGCCCCCGGGCGCAACGTGGGCACGGACGTGGCCTTCACGGACTTCAACGGCGATGGGCGCCAGGACGCGGTGATCGGCGCGCCGGGCTTCATCATGCCGGGCACCTCCACGCGGGCCACCGACATCACCCCCGTGTACCAGTTGGAGCGGCCCGAGTGCCTCCCCACCGCGAGCGTGCAGTACGGTGGCGTGCTGGTGTCGCTGGGCCAGGCGGATGGAACCTTCAAGCCCGCCTACCGGCTGTGGGCGCCGGGCACCATCGAGGGGTGCACGGCCGTGGGCAACACCGGCAACTGCACGCGCCGGAGCATGGGGCGCGGGGTGTTGGGCGGCTTCGACTTCAACGGGGATGGCAAGCAGGACATCGCGATGCTGCGCACCAACGGCATCGACATCCTGCCGGGCCGCGCTCCGGACGACGTCTCGCCGGGCAAGCTGACCATGGGGTGCGATCCGCTCTACACGGCGCCCACGCTCATCCTCCCGGGCAACCCCGGGCAGCCGCCCTCGCTGGTGCAGCAGACGTCGGCGCCGGCGGTGCTGGGAGACCTGAACGCGGATGGCTGCGACGAGGTGGCGTGGCGTTACACGGACAACGCCCAGCGCGGCGGCGTGGTGGTGGCGTTCGGTTACGACCCGGCCGGGGTGAAGTGTGGCACGCGCAAGGTGCCCTCCACGGTGCGGCTGGCGGCGGACTCGGAAGTGGGCATGAACTTCATCGGCCTGGGCGTGGCGACGACGCGCGCGGGCCGCGTGCTGGGCAAGACGGGCGCGGACTACCTGGCGGTGAGCGCGGCGAACGTGACGTACGACGGCGTGACGCAGCCCGCGGTGCTGCTGTTCGACATCGCGCAGCTGGTGAGCCGCCGGCCGGCCTCGGGTGAGACGGTGGTGGGCGCCATGGACAGCGCGCTGATTCCCAAGGTGCTGGTGCACCGCTCGCGCGCGGTGGGCTTCGGCACGGCGCTGGCCGGTGGGGTGGACCTGACGGGCGACGGCGCGCCGGAGCTGGTGGTGAGCGCACCGGGCGCGTCGGTGGCCTCGGACGGCGGCGGCGCGGTGTTCGTCTACGCGGGCGGGCCCACGACCACGGGCCCGGTCTCGCCGCTGCTGACGCTGACGGGCGACGTGACGGAGCGCTCCAACTTCGGGAGCGATCTGGCGCTGGTGGCGGGGAGCGGAAGCATCCCGCCCACCCTCGTCGTCGGCGCGCCGCTCAGCTACCGCACGGGCACGCAGAACGGCACGGCCTACCTGGTGCCGCTCGGCTTCTAG
- a CDS encoding DUF2019 domain-containing protein, whose amino-acid sequence MDLGSIVEDFAQNVAAQTEAIMRGDRKGGNKYAKRYIAAYKKLRDQGEAGRDALAGLLAHPRMDVRVNAAACLLSDRPEQAKPVLEEAAKGKGMVPFLASRVLKYWGEGTWKLDVD is encoded by the coding sequence ATGGATCTGGGCAGCATCGTGGAGGACTTCGCCCAAAATGTAGCGGCGCAGACTGAGGCGATCATGCGCGGCGACCGTAAGGGCGGGAACAAGTATGCGAAGCGATACATAGCTGCCTACAAGAAGCTACGCGACCAGGGCGAGGCTGGGAGGGATGCGCTCGCGGGACTGTTAGCGCATCCGCGCATGGATGTTCGAGTCAACGCGGCGGCCTGTTTGCTCAGTGATAGACCCGAGCAGGCAAAGCCCGTCCTCGAGGAAGCGGCCAAGGGGAAAGGCATGGTTCCTTTCTTGGCGTCTCGCGTTCTGAAGTATTGGGGCGAGGGCACTTGGAAATTGGATGTTGATTAG